The Micromonospora sediminicola genome contains a region encoding:
- a CDS encoding RNA ligase RtcB family protein, protein MSVHPSGRAAVPATVSVFSSPGSWIESAALDQCHQVAALDGMAHVAAMPDLHPGKGAPIGAAMASTVLYPFLVGSDIGCGIAVFPIALRRAVPERLAARFPDLDRALDPQRDADDPAWSVLAGDVPAGHLDGLGTVGRGNHFVELARVGPVLAPEHADRIGLATGDLVLVVHSGSRGLGERILREHTERHGAGPAPDPDAYLARHDAAVRWGSLNRRLLAARVAYALGAEPTEPVVDQCHNLVEIRDGRYLHRKGAAPGDGRDVLVAGTRGTPSYLVAAHAGADANHSVAHGAGRKMSRADALRRGRAKHTVEELRRTPVGSLVVCGDRQLLFEEAPTAYKRIEQVIGDLVAHDLATPVTTTVPLVTYKTPDVGAGRRRSRR, encoded by the coding sequence GTGTCCGTGCACCCCTCCGGGCGGGCCGCCGTGCCCGCCACCGTCTCCGTCTTCTCCTCCCCCGGCAGCTGGATCGAGTCCGCCGCGCTGGACCAGTGCCACCAGGTCGCCGCGCTGGACGGCATGGCGCACGTCGCCGCCATGCCGGACCTGCACCCCGGCAAGGGCGCGCCGATCGGCGCCGCGATGGCGTCGACGGTGCTCTACCCGTTCCTGGTCGGCTCCGACATCGGGTGCGGCATCGCGGTGTTCCCGATCGCGCTGCGGCGGGCCGTACCCGAACGGCTGGCCGCCCGGTTCCCGGACCTGGACCGGGCCCTCGACCCGCAGCGGGACGCCGACGACCCGGCCTGGTCGGTGCTGGCCGGGGACGTGCCCGCCGGCCACCTGGACGGCCTCGGCACGGTCGGGCGCGGCAACCACTTCGTCGAGCTGGCCCGCGTCGGCCCGGTCCTCGCGCCGGAGCACGCCGACCGGATCGGCCTGGCCACCGGCGACCTGGTGCTGGTGGTGCACTCCGGTTCGCGCGGGCTGGGCGAGCGGATCCTGCGCGAGCACACCGAGCGGCACGGGGCGGGCCCCGCGCCCGACCCGGACGCCTACCTGGCCCGGCACGACGCGGCGGTCCGGTGGGGCTCGCTCAACCGGCGGCTGCTCGCGGCCCGGGTCGCGTACGCGCTGGGCGCCGAGCCGACCGAGCCGGTCGTCGACCAGTGCCACAACCTGGTCGAGATCCGCGACGGGCGCTACCTGCACCGCAAGGGCGCGGCCCCGGGCGACGGCCGGGACGTGCTGGTCGCCGGCACCCGGGGCACACCGTCCTACCTGGTGGCCGCGCACGCCGGCGCGGACGCCAACCACTCGGTCGCGCACGGCGCCGGCCGGAAGATGTCCCGGGCCGACGCGCTGCGCCGCGGCCGGGCCAAGCACACCGTCGAGGAGCTGCGCCGCACACCGGTCGGGTCGCTGGTGGTGTGCGGCGACCGTCAGCTGCTGTTCGAGGAGGCGCCGACCGCCTACAAGCGCATCGAGCAGGTGATCGGGGACCTGGTGGCGCACGACCTGGCCACGCCGGTCACCACCACGGTGCCGCTGGTCACCTACAAGACCCCGGACGTCGGCGCGGGTCGCCGCCGGAGCCGGCGGTGA
- the prfH gene encoding peptide chain release factor H — translation MTELFLSAGRGPQECAWALARLLSRLEADATRRGLRVVRVETVPGERPGTHRSALVRITGAGAEEFAAGWTGTLCWQAASPYRPGHGRKNWYVTARPHRADVAATPFREADVAIVPCRTGGPGGQHRNKASTAVRATHRPSGLTVVVDTERHLHLNRRIAVDLLRRRIAEGDDAARRAGTTARWRIHDELVRGDPVRVERP, via the coding sequence GTGACGGAGCTGTTCCTGTCCGCCGGGCGCGGACCGCAGGAGTGCGCGTGGGCGCTGGCCCGGCTGCTGTCCCGCCTGGAGGCCGACGCCACCCGGCGTGGCCTGCGCGTGGTCCGGGTCGAGACGGTGCCCGGTGAGCGCCCGGGCACCCACCGGTCCGCGCTGGTCCGGATCACCGGCGCGGGCGCGGAGGAGTTCGCCGCCGGTTGGACCGGCACGCTCTGCTGGCAGGCGGCCAGCCCCTACCGTCCGGGGCACGGGCGGAAGAACTGGTACGTCACCGCCCGGCCGCACCGGGCCGACGTGGCGGCGACCCCGTTCCGCGAGGCGGACGTCGCGATCGTGCCGTGCCGCACCGGCGGACCGGGCGGCCAGCACCGGAACAAGGCCAGCACCGCCGTCCGCGCGACCCACCGCCCGTCCGGCCTGACCGTGGTGGTGGACACCGAACGGCACCTGCACCTCAACCGGCGGATCGCCGTCGACCTGCTGCGGCGGCGGATCGCCGAGGGCGACGACGCGGCCCGGCGCGCCGGCACGACGGCGCGTTGGCGGATCCACGACGAGCTGGTCCGGGGCGACCCGGTCCGGGTGGAACGACCGTGA
- a CDS encoding phosphotransferase family protein — protein sequence MTRAFLRRDDVRDLVRDRLGPDRRVTALDRLTGGTRKGVYRIGLDDGGSVVLYVWSAAENYWPESATVPDDPFTEASGAELFATNHAALTAAGVRVPHLIAVDRAGRHLDADVALVEDAGGVTLEALLARDPVRAAAPLARLGDALRRMHTTAGPRYGRLTDAPGASGARAAEDVVLDRALAHLDGAAARDPRPAAARDRIAAHLRELRERVTPRRTYALVHGELGPDHVLVTPAGEPVMIDFEGLTWFDVEWEHAWLRLRFGDAYPALRPVALDVDRLEFYRYAQVLSLIEGPLRIAGTDFPDRRWMRELADRNIAAALSVL from the coding sequence GTGACCCGGGCGTTCCTGCGGCGCGACGACGTCCGCGACCTGGTCCGCGACCGGCTGGGCCCGGATCGGCGGGTCACCGCGCTGGACCGGCTCACCGGCGGGACCCGCAAGGGCGTGTACCGGATCGGGCTCGACGACGGCGGGTCGGTGGTCCTCTACGTCTGGTCGGCGGCGGAGAACTACTGGCCGGAGTCGGCGACGGTCCCGGACGATCCGTTCACCGAGGCGTCGGGGGCGGAGCTGTTCGCCACCAACCACGCCGCGCTCACCGCCGCCGGGGTGCGCGTACCGCATCTGATCGCGGTGGACCGCGCCGGGCGTCACCTCGACGCCGACGTCGCGTTGGTCGAGGACGCCGGCGGGGTGACGCTGGAGGCGTTGCTGGCCCGCGACCCGGTCCGGGCCGCCGCGCCACTGGCCCGGCTCGGGGACGCGCTGCGGCGGATGCACACCACGGCCGGCCCTCGGTACGGCCGGCTCACCGACGCGCCGGGGGCCTCCGGCGCGCGGGCGGCCGAGGACGTCGTCCTGGACCGGGCGTTGGCGCACCTCGACGGGGCCGCCGCGCGGGACCCCCGGCCGGCGGCGGCGCGGGACCGGATCGCCGCGCACCTGCGCGAGCTGCGGGAGCGGGTGACGCCGCGACGGACGTACGCGCTGGTGCACGGCGAGCTGGGCCCGGACCACGTCCTCGTCACCCCGGCCGGCGAACCGGTGATGATCGACTTCGAGGGCCTGACCTGGTTCGACGTCGAGTGGGAGCACGCATGGCTCCGGCTGCGCTTCGGCGACGCGTACCCGGCGCTGCGGCCGGTCGCGCTCGACGTCGACCGGCTGGAGTTCTACCGGTACGCGCAGGTGCTGTCGTTGATCGAGGGTCCACTGCGGATCGCCGGGACCGACTTCCCGGACCGGCGGTGGATGCGCGAGCTGGCCGACCGGAACATCGCCGCGGCGCTCTCCGTGCTCTGA
- a CDS encoding GGDEF domain-containing protein — MTERRRRTLLSAALHAVSHAVAVVYCLTTLAEPHRPLMLGAYGCGLVAGVAGSWVATRVTSKTWSYRVSSTLLLITLVVAAVGALGDGGVSSPAALGFVTTAVFVASYTPQLRLMLGFEVLILGTYLLVAVAGPPAPRGHVFVYLAGMLVLVSVCSTQTRALARQRSQLRALASLDPLTGALNRRGLAELTRFLFRAGCRPGPSLLCLDLDDFKLVNDRLGHAAGDDLLRRVVAATREVLRGGDAIARIGGDEFVVVLADADTEAARSTAARIEATLRPLTSVSVGTATAPFDGDTLDRLLHAADQRLYRVKQQRGRAGGRLLADGGGRG; from the coding sequence ATGACCGAGCGACGCCGACGCACGCTGCTCAGCGCGGCGCTGCACGCCGTGTCGCACGCCGTCGCCGTCGTCTACTGCCTGACGACGCTCGCCGAGCCGCACCGGCCGCTGATGCTCGGGGCGTACGGCTGCGGTCTGGTCGCCGGCGTCGCGGGCTCGTGGGTCGCGACCCGGGTGACGTCGAAGACCTGGAGCTACCGGGTCTCCTCCACGCTGCTGCTGATCACGCTGGTGGTGGCCGCGGTGGGCGCGCTCGGCGACGGCGGGGTCTCCTCCCCCGCGGCGCTGGGCTTCGTCACCACCGCCGTCTTCGTCGCCAGCTACACCCCGCAGCTGCGCCTGATGCTCGGCTTCGAGGTGCTCATCCTCGGCACCTACCTCCTGGTCGCCGTCGCCGGGCCACCCGCGCCGCGCGGGCACGTCTTCGTCTACCTCGCCGGCATGCTGGTGCTCGTCTCGGTCTGCTCCACCCAGACCAGGGCGCTGGCCCGGCAGCGGTCCCAGCTGCGGGCGCTGGCGTCGCTGGACCCGCTCACCGGCGCGCTGAACCGGCGCGGCCTGGCCGAACTGACCCGCTTCCTGTTCCGCGCGGGCTGTCGGCCCGGCCCGTCGCTGCTCTGCCTCGACCTGGACGACTTCAAGCTGGTCAACGACCGTCTCGGGCACGCCGCCGGGGACGACCTGCTGCGTCGGGTGGTGGCCGCGACGCGCGAGGTGCTGCGCGGCGGGGACGCCATCGCCCGCATCGGGGGCGACGAGTTCGTGGTGGTGCTCGCCGACGCCGACACGGAGGCGGCCCGCTCGACGGCGGCGCGGATCGAGGCGACGCTGCGCCCGCTCACCTCGGTCAGCGTCGGCACCGCCACCGCGCCCTTTGACGGCGACACCCTGGACCGGCTCCTGCACGCCGCCGACCAGCGGCTCTACCGGGTGAAGCAGCAGCGCGGACGCGCCGGCGGCCGGCTGCTCGCCGACGGCGGCGGACGCGGCTGA
- a CDS encoding VOC family protein, producing MTDGPGLRLCQVVLDCTDARALAEFYRALLGLVYRPGDEPPAAGEPDGRGRDWLVLRTSEGAPQLAFQQVERLPAATWPEGEVPQQLHLDLTVPSVAELDRQHERVLALGGRLLLDRVDDPDEPLRVYADPAGHPFCVFVA from the coding sequence GTGACCGACGGACCGGGTCTGCGGCTGTGCCAGGTGGTGCTCGACTGCACCGACGCGCGGGCCCTGGCCGAGTTCTACCGCGCGCTGCTGGGCCTGGTCTACCGACCCGGGGACGAACCCCCGGCGGCCGGGGAGCCCGACGGGCGGGGCCGGGACTGGCTGGTGCTGCGGACCTCGGAGGGTGCCCCGCAGCTGGCGTTCCAGCAGGTCGAGCGGTTGCCGGCGGCGACCTGGCCGGAGGGGGAGGTGCCGCAGCAGCTGCACCTCGACCTGACCGTGCCGTCGGTGGCGGAACTGGACCGGCAGCACGAGCGGGTGCTCGCGCTCGGCGGCCGGCTGCTGCTGGACCGCGTCGACGACCCGGACGAGCCGTTGCGGGTCTACGCCGACCCGGCCGGTCACCCGTTCTGCGTCTTCGTCGCCTGA
- a CDS encoding DUF72 domain-containing protein, translated as MWTHRSWSGRFLPHPLPAHERLRAYAGWCDAVEGNTTFYATPSRETVASWAEQTDPDFRFLPKLPKAVTHGHRLTGGEGDLRAFLDAVEPLGPRAHMLWVQLPGGFAPEDVPVLDRFLRTLPTTHRYAVEVRHPAFFTDPGAVRALEDTLGRHGAEWVPFDTTAFFRTPPTSDAEREAWTRKPRLPLRTHALTDRPVVRYLGRDDPATTVEGWQPWLDVVAAWLREGRSPTVFVHTPDNADAPELARRFHDQVRARVPELAPLPEPAPVGPATLF; from the coding sequence ATGTGGACGCACCGGTCCTGGTCGGGACGGTTCCTGCCGCACCCGCTGCCGGCCCACGAGCGGCTACGCGCGTACGCCGGCTGGTGCGACGCGGTCGAGGGCAACACCACGTTCTACGCGACCCCGAGCCGGGAGACCGTGGCATCCTGGGCGGAGCAGACCGACCCCGACTTCCGGTTCCTGCCCAAGCTGCCGAAGGCGGTCACGCACGGGCACCGGCTCACCGGCGGCGAGGGCGACCTGCGGGCGTTCCTGGACGCGGTCGAGCCGCTCGGCCCCCGGGCCCACATGCTCTGGGTGCAGCTGCCCGGCGGGTTCGCCCCCGAGGACGTGCCCGTCCTGGACCGGTTCCTGCGCACCCTGCCCACCACCCACCGGTACGCCGTCGAGGTTCGCCACCCCGCCTTCTTCACCGACCCCGGCGCGGTGCGGGCGCTGGAGGACACGCTCGGCCGGCACGGCGCGGAGTGGGTCCCGTTCGACACCACCGCCTTCTTCCGCACGCCACCGACCAGCGACGCGGAGCGGGAGGCGTGGACCCGCAAACCCCGGCTGCCGCTGCGGACCCACGCGCTGACCGACCGGCCGGTCGTGCGCTACCTCGGCCGTGACGACCCGGCCACCACGGTCGAGGGCTGGCAGCCGTGGCTCGACGTGGTCGCCGCCTGGCTGCGCGAGGGCCGCTCGCCGACCGTGTTCGTGCACACGCCGGACAACGCGGACGCCCCCGAACTGGCCCGCCGCTTCCACGACCAGGTGCGCGCCCGGGTGCCCGAGCTGGCGCCGCTGCCCGAGCCGGCCCCGGTCGGCCCGGCGACGCTGTTCTGA
- a CDS encoding ATP-binding protein — protein sequence MTMDRLTVDELRRLFLFESLTPEQLSHLAEHGRVERRRAGEPVYVEGEPASCFYVLLDGTVAMHRRVQGDEVELSRTSQPGVYGGAMQAYVGDPAEQRYLNSLRAVTDCAVFALPAAVIADAMRGWFPMATHLLEGLFVGMRNTQTIVGERERLLALGALSAGLTHELNNPAAAAVRATSALRGRVAKMRHKLAMIADGRLDGRRLHDLVALQEEAVKRAAATPGLSPLAASDAEDELADWLDDHGVRGAWELAPTLVAGGIDSGWLAQVDAAVGGDDLESAVHWITYTIDTELLMGEIDDAVTRVSGLVGAAKQYSQLDRAPYQTVDVHDLLDATLVMLQAKVPAGVRVVKEYDRSLPAVPAYAAELNQVWTNLIDNALAAMAGEGTLTVRTGRTEDRLTVEVRDTGPGIPPEVRPRIFEPFFTTKAVGEGTGLGLDISYRIVVNKHHGDIRVRSEPGDTRFEVLLPLTPA from the coding sequence ATGACCATGGACCGGCTCACCGTCGACGAGCTGCGGCGGCTCTTCCTGTTCGAGTCGCTCACCCCGGAGCAGCTGTCCCACCTGGCCGAGCACGGCCGGGTGGAGCGGCGGCGCGCCGGCGAGCCGGTCTACGTCGAGGGCGAGCCGGCGAGCTGCTTCTACGTGCTGCTCGACGGCACGGTCGCCATGCACCGCCGGGTCCAGGGCGACGAGGTGGAGCTGAGCCGGACCAGCCAGCCCGGCGTCTACGGCGGCGCGATGCAGGCGTACGTCGGGGACCCGGCCGAGCAGCGCTACCTGAACAGCCTCCGCGCGGTGACCGACTGCGCGGTGTTCGCCCTGCCGGCGGCGGTCATCGCGGACGCCATGCGCGGCTGGTTCCCGATGGCCACCCACCTGCTGGAGGGACTGTTCGTCGGGATGCGCAACACGCAGACCATCGTCGGCGAACGGGAGCGGCTGCTGGCCCTGGGCGCGCTGTCGGCCGGGCTCACCCACGAGCTGAACAACCCGGCGGCGGCCGCCGTACGGGCCACCTCGGCGCTGCGCGGGCGGGTCGCGAAGATGCGGCACAAGCTCGCCATGATCGCCGACGGGCGGTTGGACGGGCGGCGGCTGCACGACCTGGTCGCCCTCCAGGAGGAGGCGGTGAAGCGGGCCGCCGCGACGCCGGGCCTGTCGCCGCTGGCGGCCAGCGACGCCGAGGACGAGCTGGCCGACTGGCTCGACGACCACGGCGTACGGGGGGCCTGGGAGCTGGCCCCGACGCTGGTCGCGGGCGGCATCGACAGCGGGTGGCTCGCCCAGGTCGACGCGGCGGTCGGCGGCGACGACCTGGAGTCGGCGGTCCACTGGATCACCTACACCATCGACACCGAGCTGCTGATGGGCGAGATCGACGACGCGGTGACCCGGGTCTCCGGGCTGGTCGGGGCCGCCAAGCAGTACTCCCAGCTCGACCGTGCGCCCTACCAGACGGTGGACGTGCACGACCTGCTCGACGCCACGCTGGTCATGCTCCAGGCGAAAGTGCCGGCGGGCGTGCGGGTGGTCAAGGAGTACGACCGGAGCCTGCCCGCCGTGCCGGCGTACGCCGCCGAACTCAACCAGGTGTGGACCAACCTGATCGACAACGCGCTCGCCGCGATGGCGGGCGAGGGCACGCTGACGGTCCGGACCGGGCGCACCGAGGACCGGCTGACCGTCGAGGTCCGGGACACCGGTCCGGGCATCCCGCCGGAGGTGCGGCCGCGCATCTTCGAGCCGTTCTTCACCACCAAGGCGGTCGGCGAGGGCACCGGTCTCGGCCTGGACATCTCGTACCGGATCGTGGTCAACAAGCACCACGGCGACATCCGGGTGCGGTCGGAGCCGGGGGACACCCGGTTCGAGGTGCTGCTGCCGCTGACGCCGGCCTGA
- a CDS encoding FAD-dependent oxidoreductase, protein MPNPAILTVDDDPAVSRAVARDIRRRYGDRYRVVRADSAEAALDALRELRLRGEQVAVLIADYRMPQMNGIEFLEAAMDLFPTARRVLLTAYADTDAAINAINVVDLDHYLLKPWHPPEEKLYPVLDQLLEAWTADGATTTPELRVVGHRWSAPSFTARDFLARNLVPFRWVPADEPEGAGLLTAAGVTANDVPLVVTADGKSLVQPSAADLAAQVGLATTPAAEFYDLVVVGAGPAGLGAAVYGASEGLRTVLIERRATGGQAGQSSRIENYLGFPDGVSGAQLTDRARRQALRFGAELLSAREVVSLEDAGGARVLRFSDGSSVAAHTVVLATGVSYRMLPAPGLAELTGRGCFYGSVASEAPSCSGSDVYIVGGANSAGQAAVHFSRYARRVHLLIRGEDLTRSMSSYLIEQIARIDTIEVHPCTEVVGGAGGEHLERVTLRDVRTGATREVETSWLFVFIGAEPRTDWLGGAVARDGRGFVLTGPDLTRGGRRPPGWALPRDPYHLESSMPGVFAAGDVRADSVKRVASAVGEGAMAVSLVHRYLEAQ, encoded by the coding sequence ATGCCCAACCCCGCGATCCTCACCGTCGACGACGACCCGGCCGTCTCCCGGGCGGTCGCCCGCGACATCCGGCGCCGCTACGGCGACCGCTACCGGGTGGTCCGCGCCGACTCCGCCGAGGCGGCCCTGGACGCGCTGCGCGAGTTGAGGCTGCGCGGCGAACAGGTGGCGGTGCTGATCGCCGACTACCGGATGCCGCAGATGAACGGCATCGAGTTCCTCGAGGCCGCGATGGACCTCTTCCCCACCGCGCGCCGGGTGCTGCTCACCGCGTACGCCGACACCGACGCCGCGATCAACGCGATCAACGTGGTCGACCTCGATCACTACCTGCTCAAGCCGTGGCACCCGCCGGAGGAGAAGCTCTACCCGGTGCTGGACCAGCTGCTGGAGGCGTGGACGGCCGACGGCGCCACCACCACCCCCGAGCTGCGCGTCGTCGGGCACCGCTGGTCGGCGCCGTCGTTCACGGCCCGGGACTTCCTGGCCCGCAACCTGGTGCCGTTCCGCTGGGTGCCCGCCGACGAGCCGGAGGGCGCCGGGCTGCTCACCGCCGCGGGCGTCACCGCGAACGACGTACCCCTGGTGGTGACCGCGGACGGCAAGTCGCTGGTGCAGCCGTCGGCGGCCGACCTGGCCGCGCAGGTCGGGCTGGCCACCACGCCGGCGGCCGAGTTCTACGACCTGGTGGTGGTCGGCGCCGGCCCGGCCGGGCTCGGCGCCGCCGTCTACGGCGCCTCCGAGGGGCTGCGGACGGTGCTGATCGAGCGGCGGGCCACCGGCGGGCAGGCCGGGCAGAGCAGCCGGATCGAGAACTACCTCGGTTTCCCGGACGGGGTCTCCGGTGCCCAGCTCACCGACCGGGCCCGTCGGCAGGCGCTGCGGTTCGGCGCGGAGCTGCTCAGCGCGCGCGAGGTGGTGTCGCTGGAGGACGCGGGCGGGGCGCGGGTGCTGCGGTTCAGCGACGGCAGCAGCGTCGCCGCGCACACCGTGGTGCTCGCCACCGGTGTCTCCTACCGGATGCTGCCGGCGCCCGGGCTGGCCGAGCTGACCGGACGGGGCTGCTTCTACGGCTCGGTGGCCAGCGAGGCGCCGAGCTGCTCCGGGTCGGACGTCTACATCGTCGGCGGGGCGAACTCGGCCGGCCAGGCCGCCGTGCACTTCTCCCGCTACGCCCGCCGGGTGCATCTGCTGATCCGCGGCGAGGACCTGACCCGGTCGATGTCCAGCTACCTGATCGAGCAGATCGCCCGGATCGACACCATCGAGGTGCACCCGTGCACCGAGGTGGTCGGCGGCGCCGGCGGCGAGCACCTGGAACGGGTGACGCTGCGGGACGTGCGCACCGGCGCGACCCGCGAGGTGGAGACCTCGTGGCTGTTCGTGTTCATCGGCGCCGAGCCGCGCACCGACTGGCTCGGCGGCGCGGTCGCCCGCGACGGCCGGGGCTTCGTGCTCACCGGCCCGGACCTGACCCGGGGCGGGCGCCGGCCGCCGGGCTGGGCGTTGCCGCGCGACCCCTACCACCTGGAGTCCAGCATGCCGGGCGTGTTCGCCGCCGGGGACGTGCGGGCCGACTCGGTCAAGCGGGTGGCCTCGGCCGTGGGCGAGGGCGCGATGGCGGTCTCGCTGGTGCACCGCTACCTGGAGGCGCAGTGA
- a CDS encoding DUF3152 domain-containing protein, with amino-acid sequence MTRIVDRTRGGATIVLLAGLLAGCVPSDRPATDRAVVAPAGPTAAPAAPAPARHRPAAIGYPADGGNRWRFAAAEPASSRGTGRTLRYRVAVERDIRGVPVDAFAARVTGILTGPGGWTTDGRVTLRRVGPDRAADFTVHLATPGTRDELCRDGPDGYTSCRRGDRVVLNVARWALGAPPFGRDLDSYRRYMVNHEVGHRLGHGHERCPGRGRPAPVMQQQTLGLHGCTPNPLPFLDGERYAGRSGAYADPVPPPEPGRPG; translated from the coding sequence ATGACCAGGATCGTGGACCGGACGCGCGGCGGCGCAACGATCGTACTGCTGGCCGGGTTGCTGGCCGGCTGCGTGCCGTCCGACCGGCCGGCGACCGACCGCGCGGTGGTCGCGCCCGCCGGGCCGACCGCCGCGCCGGCGGCCCCGGCGCCCGCGCGTCACCGGCCGGCGGCGATCGGCTACCCCGCCGACGGCGGCAACCGGTGGCGGTTCGCCGCGGCCGAGCCGGCCAGCTCCCGGGGTACGGGCCGGACGCTGCGCTACCGGGTGGCGGTGGAGCGCGACATCCGGGGGGTGCCGGTGGACGCGTTCGCCGCGCGGGTCACCGGCATCCTCACCGGCCCGGGCGGCTGGACGACCGACGGGCGGGTCACCCTGCGCCGGGTCGGCCCGGACCGGGCCGCCGACTTCACCGTCCACCTGGCCACCCCGGGCACCCGGGACGAGTTGTGCCGGGACGGGCCGGACGGCTACACCTCCTGCCGGCGCGGTGACCGGGTGGTGCTGAACGTGGCCCGCTGGGCGCTCGGCGCGCCGCCCTTCGGGCGAGACCTCGACAGCTACCGCCGGTACATGGTCAACCACGAGGTCGGGCACCGGCTCGGCCACGGCCACGAACGCTGCCCGGGCCGGGGACGGCCGGCGCCGGTGATGCAACAGCAGACGCTGGGCCTGCACGGGTGCACGCCGAACCCGCTGCCGTTCCTCGACGGCGAGCGGTACGCCGGCCGGTCCGGGGCGTACGCCGACCCGGTGCCGCCCCCCGAACCCGGCCGTCCGGGCTGA
- a CDS encoding SigE family RNA polymerase sigma factor: MARGDAEFVEFARAASARLEHAAFLLTGNHHQAEDAAQTALVRTYASWARIRNGDAYGYARTVLVNHLVDTWRRPIREYPTEDLPEQHRGDVADEVATRRWLLTALGTLTARERAVVVLRHYFDLPEAQVARELDVSVGTVKSTGSRALEKLRGAGLTAPEPQGTCR, encoded by the coding sequence ATGGCCCGGGGTGACGCCGAGTTCGTCGAGTTCGCCCGGGCGGCCTCGGCGCGGCTGGAGCACGCCGCCTTCCTGCTGACCGGCAACCACCACCAGGCCGAGGACGCGGCCCAGACCGCGCTGGTGCGCACGTACGCGTCCTGGGCCCGGATCCGCAACGGCGACGCGTACGGCTACGCGCGCACGGTGCTGGTGAACCACCTCGTCGACACGTGGCGGCGGCCGATTCGCGAATATCCCACCGAGGACCTGCCGGAGCAGCACCGCGGCGACGTGGCGGACGAGGTCGCGACCCGGCGCTGGCTGCTCACCGCGCTGGGCACGCTCACCGCGCGCGAGCGCGCCGTGGTCGTGCTGCGCCACTACTTCGACCTGCCGGAGGCCCAGGTGGCCCGCGAACTCGACGTGTCGGTCGGCACCGTCAAGAGCACCGGCTCCCGCGCGCTGGAGAAGCTGCGCGGCGCCGGCCTGACCGCGCCGGAACCGCAGGGGACGTGCCGGTGA
- a CDS encoding methyltransferase domain-containing protein encodes MPTDAPETDYAFDTGAADAVPQLRALESFLDPITTDRIAPPLLTPGARCWEVGAGGGSVARAMAAAVGPSGRVVATDLDLAHLRPAGNLEVRRHDVRHELPPGDPFDLVHARLVLLHLPERRRVLRTLAGALAPGGWLVVEEFDCTAPLRVLTAPSDDAAKLFAQVTDAMLGILQGHGADLAWAQDVHAQLTAAGLVDVDTVVHARSWPGGSLGASLYGTNSRQLEPELLDAGLSPGQLDAFRRLLRDPAFAVMSYQLVSTRGRRA; translated from the coding sequence ATGCCGACCGACGCCCCCGAGACCGACTACGCCTTCGACACCGGTGCCGCCGACGCGGTGCCCCAACTGCGCGCCCTGGAGTCCTTCCTGGACCCGATCACCACCGACCGGATCGCGCCGCCGCTGCTCACGCCGGGCGCCCGGTGCTGGGAGGTCGGCGCCGGGGGCGGCTCGGTCGCCCGGGCCATGGCCGCCGCCGTCGGCCCGTCCGGCCGGGTGGTGGCGACCGACCTCGACCTGGCGCACCTGCGCCCGGCCGGGAACCTGGAGGTACGCCGGCACGACGTGCGCCACGAGCTGCCGCCGGGCGACCCGTTCGACCTGGTCCACGCCCGACTGGTGCTGCTGCACCTGCCGGAGCGGCGCCGGGTGCTGCGTACCCTGGCCGGCGCGTTGGCGCCGGGCGGATGGCTGGTGGTCGAGGAGTTCGACTGCACGGCGCCGCTGCGGGTGCTGACCGCGCCGAGCGACGACGCGGCGAAGCTGTTCGCCCAGGTGACCGACGCGATGCTCGGCATCCTCCAGGGTCACGGCGCGGACCTGGCCTGGGCGCAGGACGTGCACGCCCAGCTGACCGCCGCCGGGCTGGTCGACGTGGACACGGTCGTCCACGCGCGCAGCTGGCCCGGCGGCTCGCTCGGCGCGTCGCTGTACGGCACGAACTCCCGGCAGCTCGAACCGGAGCTGCTCGACGCCGGGCTGTCGCCGGGTCAGCTGGACGCGTTCCGCCGGCTGCTGCGCGACCCGGCCTTCGCGGTGATGTCCTACCAGCTCGTGTCGACGCGGGGGAGACGCGCCTGA